In Dryocola sp. LX212, the genomic stretch GGCTGACGGACGACAAAGGCAAGTTTCCGCGCATGAAGCAGGCGCTGTATGTCGACAGCATCTCTTCCGTTGCCGGTGCTTTCATCGGCACCTCATCCGTTACCGCCTATATCGAAAGCTCCTCCGGCGTCTCCGTCGGTGGCCGCACCGGCCTTACCGCCGTAATCGTCGGTCTGCTGTTCCTGCTGGTCATCTTCCTGTCGCCGCTGGCGGGAATGGTTCCGGCCTATGCCGCCGCGGGCGCGCTGATTTACGTTGGCGTACTGATGACGTCCAGCCTGTCGCGCGTGAAGTGGGACGACCTGACCGAAGCCGTTCCGGCCTTTGTCACGGCGGTTATGATGCCGTTCAGCTTCTCGATTACCGAAGGCATCGCGCTGGGCTTTATCTCTTACCTGGTGATGAAGCTGGGGACGGGGCGCTGGCGTGAACTCAGCCCGTGCGTGATCGTGGTGGCGCTGCTGTTCATCCTGAAGATTGCTTTTATCGACTGAGTTAGCTCGGCTGCGCCGGGAGACGTTACGCTTTACGGACCTACAAAAGACCGGTTATTGCGACCGGTCTTTTTTATCAGTTAGTTTTTTACGCGCCTGATATAGTCGCCAAATGACGTTAACTGCCCGGTAAGATGATCTAACGTGCTCTGATCAACCACTTCACCCGTCTGCGTGTCTACCTTGTTCTGAATGACCCCGCCCATAAACTCCGGTTTGTTCATCACCATCGCATCCAGGAATACCAGGATCTGGCGGAGGTGATACTGGCAGCGCGCGCCGCCAATCGCCCCCATTGAACTGGTCTGGATAAGAACAGGTTTGCCCGCCAGCGGCTGCTCGGGCAGGCGTGACAGCCAGTCAATAGCGTTCTTCAGGCCGCCGGGCACCGAATAGTTATATTCCGGGGTGACAATAACCACGCCGTCCGCGCTGCGGATCTGCTCTGCGATGGCTTCTACCGTTTGCGGGAAGCCTTCTTCCTGCTGCATATCCGCATCGTAAAGGGGGATATCTTTGATGGACGGCAGCGCCTCAACGCTCATCCCCGCCGGGGCAATTTTCGGCAGCGTGCGGGCGACTATGGCGTTGAAAGAGCCCGTGCGCAGGCTCCCCAGTAAGGTAACTATCTTTAACGAGTCGGACATAAACACTCCTTTGGTCAGGACGTTCAGGAAAGGTCGGTTTGGTAATAATGTTTTTCGTAAGGCAGGCTGGTAAAACGTATGATATGACCGTCAGGATCGCTGCGGCGGGCCTGAACGTCCTTCAGGCTATGCCAGCCCTCGAGATGATCGTACTCCCACAATGATAGTCGCTCGACGGCGGGTGATACCGCGCAGGCCCAGACCAGAATATCCTCTACGTCGCTGATGGCCTCAATCTGCGTCTGGTGCTTCACGCGTAAACGCCCTGCGCCAGGGAGTAGTTGAAGTTCATCGTCGCTACCGGTGAGCTTATAAATGCTCTGGCGCAGGGTGCGCAGCTGAGCGCGGGCTTCGTAGGGATCGTTCTGGTTGTTTACCCAAGTGGTTTCATTATTGCTGAACGGGATGGCGGCGGTTTGCCCCGTCATCCGGCCAAACGGGCGCAGCTCCATGTCCAGCCCGCAGCGGCCTTCCGTCGTCACCGCCACGCCCACGCTGTTGCCTGCATAGGCGATGCTGAAATCAGACAGCGTGCGGTCAGCAAAGTGAGGGCGACCGGTAACGGTGGTGACAATTTTCGGCAGCTTCTGAATACCGTATAGCATGAAAAACAGCTCGGCCAGCAGCGTGCGTGAGGCCAGAAAACGGGTTTTTCGGCGTTCAGAAAGGGTGCCTGCAAAGCTGAGGCTGTCCTCATCGAGATGCGATGAACAAGGGAGTCGGGGATCAATTGTCCATCTTGCAAAATGCGTTGCCATTTGTCG encodes the following:
- a CDS encoding NADPH-dependent FMN reductase; translation: MTKGVFMSDSLKIVTLLGSLRTGSFNAIVARTLPKIAPAGMSVEALPSIKDIPLYDADMQQEEGFPQTVEAIAEQIRSADGVVIVTPEYNYSVPGGLKNAIDWLSRLPEQPLAGKPVLIQTSSMGAIGGARCQYHLRQILVFLDAMVMNKPEFMGGVIQNKVDTQTGEVVDQSTLDHLTGQLTSFGDYIRRVKN
- a CDS encoding 4'-phosphopantetheinyl transferase superfamily protein, yielding MATHFARWTIDPRLPCSSHLDEDSLSFAGTLSERRKTRFLASRTLLAELFFMLYGIQKLPKIVTTVTGRPHFADRTLSDFSIAYAGNSVGVAVTTEGRCGLDMELRPFGRMTGQTAAIPFSNNETTWVNNQNDPYEARAQLRTLRQSIYKLTGSDDELQLLPGAGRLRVKHQTQIEAISDVEDILVWACAVSPAVERLSLWEYDHLEGWHSLKDVQARRSDPDGHIIRFTSLPYEKHYYQTDLS